One region of Cystobacter ferrugineus genomic DNA includes:
- a CDS encoding ABC transporter substrate-binding protein, whose product MLTALAVALLSTGAAAEGSDVPLPEGYPRSYARIIEAAQKEGVLSIYSATDASEAAALIREFEATYPGVRVEYADQNSTEIYSRFIAEVAAGQGTADLVWSSAMDLQVKLINDGYAQAYASPEKPNLPEWAVWKNEGYGITAEPLVIAYNKRLMPAEDVPRTRADLEKLLRAKKDFYRGKVASYDPERSGVGFLFISQDVQISRDTWNLVEAMAGTEPRLYTSTGAMMERLVSGEHLLVYNMIGSYALQRRKKDPSVGIVFPADFTLTLSRIAFIPTEARHPNAAKLFLDFMLSRRGQSLLARRDMTPVRTDLGDTGVPRPPAEQIRAIRVGPQLLANLDQLTRLRFLKQWKRIVRGR is encoded by the coding sequence ATGCTGACCGCCCTGGCGGTGGCCCTGTTGTCGACAGGTGCCGCGGCCGAGGGCTCCGACGTTCCGCTGCCCGAAGGCTATCCCCGCTCCTACGCCCGCATCATCGAGGCCGCCCAGAAGGAGGGCGTGCTCAGCATCTACTCCGCCACGGACGCGAGCGAGGCCGCCGCGCTCATCCGTGAGTTCGAGGCCACCTATCCCGGCGTGCGCGTCGAGTACGCGGACCAGAACTCGACGGAGATCTACAGCCGCTTCATCGCGGAGGTGGCGGCCGGGCAGGGAACCGCCGACCTGGTGTGGAGCTCGGCGATGGACCTCCAGGTGAAGCTCATCAACGACGGCTACGCGCAGGCGTATGCCTCGCCGGAGAAGCCGAACCTGCCCGAATGGGCGGTGTGGAAGAACGAGGGTTATGGCATCACCGCCGAGCCGCTCGTCATCGCCTACAACAAGCGGCTGATGCCCGCGGAGGACGTGCCGCGCACGCGCGCGGATCTGGAGAAGTTGTTGCGCGCGAAGAAGGACTTCTACCGGGGCAAGGTGGCCAGCTACGACCCGGAGCGCAGCGGCGTGGGCTTCCTGTTCATCTCCCAGGACGTGCAGATCAGCCGGGACACGTGGAACCTGGTGGAGGCCATGGCCGGCACCGAGCCCCGGCTCTACACCTCCACGGGCGCGATGATGGAGCGGCTCGTCTCCGGCGAGCACCTGCTCGTCTACAACATGATCGGCTCCTACGCGCTCCAGCGGCGGAAGAAGGATCCGTCGGTGGGCATCGTCTTCCCGGCCGACTTCACGCTGACGCTCTCGCGCATCGCCTTCATTCCCACGGAGGCGCGCCATCCCAACGCCGCGAAGCTGTTCCTGGACTTCATGCTGTCGCGGCGTGGCCAGTCGCTGCTGGCCCGGCGTGACATGACGCCCGTGAGGACGGACCTGGGAGACACCGGCGTGCCCCGGCCTCCCGCCGAGCAGATCCGCGCCATCCGCGTGGGACCGCAACTCCTGGCCAACCTGGATCAACTCACCCGCCTGCGCTTCCTCAAGCAGTGGAAGCGCATCGTGCGCGGCCGCTGA
- a CDS encoding response regulator transcription factor, translated as MRILIVEDNASLARGLTASFRTSGFAVDHVTHGVAALDEERLVPYNLMILDVGLPDLNGFEVLRQLRQRGSKTPVLILTARAALNDKVKGLDLGADDYLLKPFEPAELEARVRALLRRGQGQPAPALTLGGLVFDRSTGIATLHGRPLELRRREWAVLESLMMRAGKVVTKERLSTEVFGHDEPVGPNALEVYVGRLRKKLEPDGPIIRTIRGLGYLLSAP; from the coding sequence TTGCGCATCCTGATTGTCGAAGACAACGCATCCCTGGCTCGTGGACTCACCGCGTCATTCAGGACGTCTGGGTTCGCCGTGGACCACGTAACGCATGGCGTCGCGGCACTCGATGAAGAGCGGCTCGTCCCCTACAACCTGATGATCCTCGACGTGGGCCTGCCGGACCTCAATGGCTTCGAGGTGTTGAGGCAACTGCGCCAGCGCGGCTCGAAGACGCCGGTGTTGATCCTCACCGCGCGCGCCGCCCTCAACGACAAGGTGAAGGGACTCGACCTGGGAGCGGACGACTACCTGCTCAAGCCTTTCGAGCCCGCCGAGCTGGAGGCCCGCGTGCGCGCGCTGCTCAGACGCGGCCAGGGACAGCCAGCGCCCGCTCTCACGCTCGGTGGGTTGGTGTTCGATCGCTCCACGGGCATCGCCACGCTGCATGGGCGCCCGCTGGAGCTGCGCCGGCGGGAATGGGCCGTCCTGGAGAGTCTGATGATGCGGGCGGGCAAGGTCGTCACCAAGGAGCGGCTGAGCACCGAGGTGTTCGGCCATGACGAACCGGTGGGGCCCAACGCGCTCGAGGTGTACGTGGGGCGGCTGCGCAAGAAGCTCGAGCCCGACGGCCCCATCATCCGCACCATCCGCGGTCTCGGCTACCTGCTCAGCGCCCCGTGA
- a CDS encoding sensor histidine kinase: protein MKTSGESSSLTTRLVVAMAGPLLALALVLGLGGAWLIHGVVQRSGDRILAGSVGAIAETVALEDGELTLDLPPAAFGMLENPERDNVYYAIRHEGRLVTGYPDLAFPPEPPERDTVAFRDDTFRGQPVRVAAVSRRIPRLKGPVVVQVAETLEARRALQARMVLGLAVLEAALILGAALAARPALRWGLKPLARARASVEAKARAAPVELSPLPLAPVPTELRPFVEAVNALLSRLEESTARMRRFTGDASHQMRTPLAVLRTHLALALREDTTEQQRHTALTEVRDATLSLERLLTQLLTLARAEERGALPALRRVDLNGLAAQVTADFVPQALHADVEVQFEGHEPELPIRADPVLVREVAGNLLDNAIRYHRRGGQVTVRVMLRDGAPWLEIEDDGPGIPPEQRESVFQRFHRLPRDEERTGSGLGLPIVRSLAQHMEAEVLLREGTGGAGLTAAVRFQPWPEH, encoded by the coding sequence GTGAAGACGTCCGGAGAATCCAGCTCCCTCACCACGCGGCTCGTGGTGGCCATGGCGGGGCCCCTGCTGGCCCTGGCGCTGGTGCTGGGATTGGGAGGCGCCTGGCTGATTCACGGCGTGGTGCAGCGCAGCGGGGATCGCATCCTCGCGGGCTCGGTGGGCGCCATCGCGGAGACGGTGGCGCTGGAAGACGGGGAGCTGACGCTGGACCTTCCGCCCGCGGCCTTCGGCATGCTGGAGAACCCCGAGCGCGACAACGTCTACTACGCCATCCGGCACGAGGGACGGCTCGTCACCGGCTACCCGGACCTGGCGTTCCCCCCCGAGCCCCCCGAGCGCGACACCGTGGCCTTCCGCGACGACACGTTCCGCGGCCAGCCAGTGCGCGTCGCGGCCGTGAGCCGGAGGATTCCGCGGCTCAAGGGGCCGGTGGTGGTGCAGGTGGCGGAGACGCTCGAGGCGCGGCGGGCGCTCCAGGCGCGCATGGTGCTGGGACTGGCCGTGCTGGAGGCCGCGCTCATCCTCGGCGCCGCGCTGGCGGCCCGGCCGGCCCTGCGCTGGGGACTCAAGCCCCTGGCCCGCGCGCGCGCCAGCGTGGAAGCCAAGGCCCGCGCCGCGCCCGTGGAGCTGTCGCCCCTGCCGCTCGCGCCCGTGCCCACCGAGCTGCGCCCCTTCGTCGAGGCCGTCAACGCGCTGCTGTCGCGGCTGGAGGAGTCCACCGCGCGCATGCGCCGCTTCACCGGCGATGCCTCCCACCAGATGCGCACCCCGCTCGCGGTGCTGCGCACGCACCTGGCGCTCGCCCTGCGCGAGGACACGACGGAGCAGCAACGGCACACCGCCCTGACGGAGGTGCGGGACGCGACGCTGTCACTGGAGCGGCTCCTGACGCAATTGCTGACACTGGCGCGCGCGGAGGAGCGGGGAGCCCTGCCCGCGTTGCGGCGGGTGGACTTGAATGGCCTCGCGGCCCAGGTGACGGCGGACTTCGTGCCCCAGGCGCTGCACGCGGATGTCGAGGTCCAGTTCGAGGGCCATGAGCCGGAGCTGCCCATCCGTGCCGATCCGGTGCTGGTGCGCGAGGTGGCCGGCAACCTCCTGGACAACGCCATCCGCTACCACCGGCGGGGCGGACAGGTGACGGTGCGGGTCATGCTGCGCGACGGAGCGCCCTGGCTGGAGATCGAGGACGATGGCCCCGGCATCCCCCCGGAGCAGCGCGAGAGCGTGTTCCAGCGCTTCCACCGGCTGCCCCGGGACGAGGAGCGCACCGGGAGCGGGCTGGGCCTGCCCATCGTCCGCTCGCTCGCGCAACACATGGAGGCCGAGGTCCTCCTGCGCGAGGGGACGGGCGGTGCCGGACTCACGGCCGCCGTGCGCTTCCAGCCGTGGCCCGAGCACTGA
- a CDS encoding Hint domain-containing protein gives MTLSALGCGGVAAAPSETESAGLAEQSTSLTEVMGLDQFKYLGLTSIERCARAISAEECKIELDYGLEQNLITREAYDWGLVNGYYPVIGRRDTVDAVCKCGCFEANTLILTQDKLGAPAWIAAKDITKETTLFSLNEQATLSQPTFDTKPILAFTKGEEHPALYVFELDNGHTLKVTQNHGMLLSDGRVVEARTLEAGAEFVALDGATVRVKNLRFEHTKEDVYNFEVESQISAGHIIAAEGVLVGDMAWQNQLGRELGSIAVRR, from the coding sequence ATGACTCTCTCCGCTCTGGGCTGTGGCGGCGTGGCAGCAGCGCCCAGTGAGACGGAGTCGGCCGGACTTGCCGAGCAGAGCACGTCGCTGACCGAGGTGATGGGGCTCGATCAATTCAAATACCTTGGATTGACGAGCATCGAGCGCTGCGCGCGGGCGATCAGCGCCGAGGAGTGCAAGATCGAGCTCGATTACGGCTTGGAGCAGAACCTCATCACGCGGGAGGCCTATGACTGGGGTCTCGTCAACGGCTACTACCCTGTCATCGGCCGTCGGGACACGGTCGATGCCGTCTGCAAGTGCGGGTGCTTCGAGGCCAACACGCTCATCCTGACGCAGGACAAGCTTGGCGCCCCGGCATGGATCGCCGCGAAGGACATCACGAAGGAGACGACGCTGTTCTCGCTCAACGAGCAGGCCACGTTGAGCCAGCCCACCTTCGACACGAAGCCCATCCTCGCTTTCACCAAGGGCGAGGAGCACCCGGCCCTCTACGTCTTCGAGCTCGACAACGGCCACACCCTGAAGGTGACGCAGAACCACGGCATGCTCCTGAGCGACGGCCGGGTCGTCGAGGCCCGTACCCTCGAAGCGGGCGCCGAGTTCGTGGCCCTGGACGGCGCGACCGTGCGCGTGAAGAACCTCCGGTTCGAGCACACCAAGGAGGACGTGTACAACTTCGAGGTCGAGTCGCAGATCTCGGCGGGTCACATCATCGCCGCCGAGGGCGTGCTCGTGGGTGACATGGCCTGGCAGAACCAGCTCGGCCGCGAGCTCGGCTCCATCGCCGTCCGCCGTTAG
- a CDS encoding HEAT repeat domain-containing protein codes for MKKLGAGLLVALVGGVPLAWWKWGHGDAAELSLTCIPGKSRAYALSYESRGQVSDPTFGLSQTDAPEGQSVETVVKGRWRETCVRGDATGHVLEVAVEEAQGHFTSKGALGSGPAPEDVSGLVTGNSYVELGADGKVRSIHFDPRMSPLGQNLVRDMLSLRSMHLSLPARDGASWTSDEEDFNGRYSAPYTLAFPEEGLARVTKGPRTYAATGASKLTKVAPLVRSLPSTGGEWVLELDTHQPRSLRSHVEVELVASSRVIGRSLSHLELTPPEQAVVATVDVRQLQESFQARTARGVRPGDLAARDADARIEERIQREELGSDTWSSLLEKAGEASPDRARLFLKFKALFLLHPETCRDASALLAMSDGPHDTTFQLVAGALVSAGTPEAQHALVAAIDATRDRTPHQRTLSGLLGTLSHPNEDAESVLHSLVKGHAQAEVRDTARLALGNVARSLQGQEPQRAERLIQDSVAYARSAESQPERILALQALGNTGATQGLEVIEQTVRDPDVSLRRTGASALRFIETEQAERLLLELVTRDASESVRGEAVSALSFRTLSAGTVAELLQRVRQDPSESVRQLLVKVLADEAPRHAGVLSTLEEVSRTDASAAVRKLATLVLLRLNASEG; via the coding sequence ATGAAGAAGCTAGGCGCGGGACTGCTCGTGGCTCTGGTTGGAGGCGTTCCTCTGGCATGGTGGAAGTGGGGTCATGGGGATGCGGCGGAGTTGTCGCTCACGTGCATCCCGGGGAAGTCCCGCGCCTATGCCTTGTCGTATGAATCACGCGGACAGGTGTCGGATCCCACCTTCGGCCTGTCCCAGACGGATGCCCCCGAGGGCCAGTCCGTCGAGACGGTGGTGAAGGGCCGCTGGCGCGAGACGTGTGTGCGCGGCGATGCCACGGGCCACGTGCTCGAGGTCGCCGTCGAGGAGGCCCAGGGCCACTTCACCTCCAAGGGAGCGCTCGGCAGCGGCCCCGCCCCCGAGGACGTGAGCGGACTGGTCACGGGCAACAGCTACGTGGAGCTGGGCGCGGACGGGAAGGTGCGCTCCATCCACTTCGACCCCCGCATGTCTCCCCTGGGGCAGAACCTCGTGCGCGACATGCTCTCGCTGCGCTCGATGCACCTGAGCCTCCCCGCGCGCGACGGCGCGAGCTGGACCTCCGACGAGGAGGACTTCAATGGGCGCTACAGCGCGCCCTACACGCTCGCGTTCCCCGAGGAGGGGCTGGCGCGGGTGACCAAGGGGCCCCGCACGTACGCCGCCACGGGCGCCTCGAAGCTGACGAAGGTGGCGCCCCTGGTGCGCTCGCTGCCCTCCACCGGTGGCGAGTGGGTGCTGGAGCTGGACACGCACCAGCCCCGGAGCCTGCGCTCCCACGTGGAAGTGGAGCTCGTGGCGAGCTCGCGCGTCATCGGCCGCTCCCTGAGCCACCTGGAGCTGACGCCCCCCGAGCAGGCCGTCGTGGCCACGGTGGACGTGCGGCAGTTGCAGGAGTCCTTCCAGGCCCGTACCGCGCGGGGCGTGCGGCCGGGAGATCTCGCCGCGCGTGACGCGGACGCGCGCATCGAGGAGCGCATCCAGCGCGAGGAGCTGGGAAGCGACACCTGGTCGTCCCTGCTGGAGAAGGCGGGTGAGGCCTCGCCGGATCGCGCCAGGCTCTTCCTCAAGTTCAAGGCGCTCTTCCTGCTGCACCCGGAGACCTGCCGGGACGCGAGCGCCCTGCTCGCCATGTCCGACGGTCCCCATGACACCACCTTCCAGCTCGTGGCGGGCGCGCTGGTGTCCGCTGGTACGCCCGAGGCCCAGCACGCCCTGGTGGCCGCCATCGACGCCACGCGCGACCGGACTCCGCACCAGCGCACGCTGAGCGGCCTGCTGGGCACGCTCTCCCACCCCAACGAGGACGCGGAGTCGGTGCTGCATTCGCTCGTGAAGGGGCACGCGCAGGCGGAGGTGCGCGACACCGCGCGGCTCGCCCTCGGCAACGTCGCCCGGAGCCTCCAGGGACAGGAGCCCCAGCGCGCGGAGCGGCTGATCCAGGACAGCGTCGCGTACGCCCGGAGCGCCGAGAGCCAGCCCGAGCGGATCCTCGCCCTCCAGGCGCTCGGCAACACGGGGGCGACCCAGGGCCTCGAGGTCATCGAGCAGACGGTGAGGGATCCCGATGTCTCGCTCCGCCGCACGGGGGCCTCGGCGCTGCGCTTCATCGAGACGGAGCAGGCGGAGCGGCTGCTGCTCGAGCTGGTGACGCGGGATGCGTCCGAGAGCGTGCGCGGGGAGGCGGTGTCCGCGCTGTCCTTCCGGACGCTGTCGGCCGGAACGGTGGCCGAGCTGCTCCAGCGCGTCCGGCAGGATCCTTCCGAGTCCGTGCGGCAACTGCTCGTCAAGGTGCTGGCGGACGAGGCCCCGCGCCATGCCGGTGTCCTCTCGACGCTGGAAGAGGTCAGCCGGACCGATGCCTCGGCCGCGGTGCGCAAGCTGGCGACGCTCGTCCTGCTCCGCCTCAACGCCTCCGAGGGGTAG
- a CDS encoding AAA family ATPase, translated as MITSIRLQSFKGHHDTTVPLGRLSVLVGPNGTGKTSVLQALRLISELAHDPAVNVLRGDMKPQDLLSRSHQGPTTLTVEGTDKELPWRLALQFAEPDVQQGPMKRTDWSYGGVHSDDPRIGLNALQHLVDEAVGSKIPSLVSPAVLYHFDARQIAAAAYSSEENPAVDVDGGNTAVVLAALKLEREEIFERIESELRKIVPTVQRIRIRRIKLPSTDDSNEPRVGNKIFIDFQGAPDVPAHGASEGTLITLALLTALLSPNRPRIVLLDDIDQSLHPQAQMELMGELKRLLESFPEVQLVATTHSPYILDAIEPSDVRVFAPRKDGSIACRSLSEHPQAKKMRGALTTGQLWSLDPEWRWVAGER; from the coding sequence ATGATCACGTCCATTCGACTCCAGAGCTTCAAGGGCCACCACGACACCACCGTGCCCCTGGGGCGTCTGTCCGTGCTCGTGGGTCCGAATGGCACGGGAAAGACCAGCGTGCTCCAGGCGCTCCGTCTGATCTCGGAGCTGGCGCACGACCCGGCTGTGAATGTCCTTCGCGGTGACATGAAACCTCAGGATCTCCTGAGCCGCTCACATCAGGGGCCCACCACCCTCACCGTGGAAGGAACGGACAAGGAGCTGCCCTGGAGGCTCGCCCTGCAGTTCGCTGAACCGGACGTCCAGCAGGGGCCCATGAAGAGAACGGACTGGTCCTATGGTGGAGTGCACTCCGATGACCCGCGGATCGGCTTGAATGCCCTCCAGCACCTGGTAGACGAGGCCGTGGGCAGCAAGATCCCATCGCTCGTCAGCCCGGCGGTGCTCTACCACTTCGACGCCCGTCAGATCGCCGCCGCAGCCTACAGCTCCGAGGAAAACCCAGCCGTCGACGTGGACGGAGGCAACACCGCGGTCGTTCTCGCGGCATTGAAGCTCGAGCGGGAGGAGATCTTCGAGCGGATCGAATCGGAGCTGCGCAAGATCGTCCCAACCGTTCAGCGGATTCGCATCCGGCGGATCAAGCTACCATCTACCGACGACTCCAACGAGCCTCGGGTCGGCAACAAGATCTTCATCGATTTCCAGGGCGCCCCCGACGTCCCGGCCCATGGCGCCAGCGAGGGCACGCTCATCACCCTCGCGCTGCTGACCGCGCTCCTCAGCCCGAACCGCCCGCGCATCGTGCTGCTCGACGACATCGATCAATCCCTCCATCCCCAGGCGCAGATGGAGCTGATGGGCGAGTTGAAGCGCCTCCTGGAGAGTTTCCCAGAGGTCCAGCTCGTCGCCACCACGCATTCTCCCTACATCCTCGACGCGATCGAGCCCTCCGATGTCCGGGTGTTCGCCCCGCGCAAGGATGGTTCGATCGCATGCCGGAGCCTCTCGGAGCATCCGCAGGCGAAGAAGATGCGCGGCGCGCTCACCACCGGTCAGCTCTGGAGTCTCGACCCGGAGTGGCGTTGGGTCGCGGGAGAGCGCTGA
- a CDS encoding NUDIX domain-containing protein, protein MNAHKPLMVLVAGPYRSGTGDDPAKLAANVRVMNEAALALYRAGHMPVTGEALALPLIELAGSKVIGDSVFNEIFHPIARRLIPHCDAVLRVGGPSAGADEMVSLALAHGKAVYFGLDELPPAHGEAPPPPVPRNPGGFRDPRTEPEPSRNEAVRITDVQVLSSNWYVLRKVTFDYRRSDGTWSRQHREAYDRGNGATVLLHDASRGTVLLTRQFRLPAYVNGHPDGMLIEAPAGLLDGEHPEAAIRREVEEETGVRIGKVRPVFDVFMSPGSVTERLHFFAAPYTRDTRASEGGGLASEGEDIQVLELPFSEALRKIDSGEIIDAKTILLLQWADRHGILKRT, encoded by the coding sequence ATGAACGCGCACAAGCCCCTGATGGTCCTCGTGGCGGGCCCCTACCGGTCCGGAACGGGGGATGATCCCGCGAAGCTCGCCGCGAACGTGCGGGTGATGAACGAGGCCGCGCTCGCCCTCTACCGGGCGGGACACATGCCGGTGACGGGCGAGGCCCTGGCCCTCCCGTTGATCGAGCTGGCCGGCAGCAAGGTCATCGGCGACAGCGTCTTCAACGAGATCTTCCACCCCATCGCCCGCCGGCTCATTCCCCACTGTGACGCCGTGCTGCGCGTCGGGGGCCCCTCGGCGGGAGCGGACGAGATGGTCAGCCTCGCCCTCGCCCACGGCAAGGCGGTGTACTTCGGGCTCGACGAGCTGCCCCCGGCCCATGGCGAGGCACCGCCGCCTCCGGTGCCTCGCAATCCGGGCGGCTTCCGAGATCCACGGACGGAGCCGGAGCCCTCGCGCAACGAGGCCGTGCGCATCACCGACGTGCAGGTCCTGTCCTCCAACTGGTACGTCCTGCGCAAGGTGACGTTCGACTACCGGCGCTCGGATGGCACCTGGAGCCGTCAGCACCGCGAGGCCTATGACCGCGGCAACGGGGCCACCGTCCTGCTCCATGACGCCTCGCGGGGCACGGTGCTGCTCACCCGCCAGTTCCGCCTGCCGGCCTACGTCAACGGCCACCCCGACGGCATGCTCATCGAGGCCCCCGCGGGTCTGCTCGATGGCGAGCACCCCGAGGCGGCGATCCGCCGGGAGGTCGAGGAGGAGACCGGGGTGCGCATCGGCAAGGTGCGGCCCGTCTTCGATGTCTTCATGAGCCCGGGCTCGGTCACCGAGCGCCTGCACTTCTTCGCCGCGCCCTACACCCGGGACACCCGGGCCTCGGAGGGAGGTGGGCTCGCCTCCGAGGGCGAGGACATCCAGGTGCTCGAGCTCCCGTTCTCCGAGGCCCTGCGGAAGATCGACTCCGGAGAGATCATTGACGCGAAAACCATCCTGTTGCTCCAGTGGGCCGATCGTCACGGCATCCTGAAGAGGACTTGA